In Rhodamnia argentea isolate NSW1041297 chromosome 4, ASM2092103v1, whole genome shotgun sequence, the following proteins share a genomic window:
- the LOC115726186 gene encoding UDP-N-acetylglucosamine transporter UGNT1-like isoform X1 — protein sequence MAKDHEMMPVTDPSSKTSSPSAMSRKGAYAAGSYMACAVLLVMFNKAALSSYHFPCANVITLFQLVCSCLLLYALRCWDIISFSAGETQSIRYNPATLVPHKTLLHTIPLAVSYLLYMLVSMESIRGVNVPMYTTLRRTTVAFTMVVEYFLTGQRYSLPVVGSVGIIILGAFIAGARDLSFDSYGYMVVFMSNICTAVYLASIARIGKSSGLNSFGLMWCNGIICGPILLIWTSISGDLETTVKFPNLFAPGFQAVMALSCTMAFLINYCVFWNTMLNSALTQTICGNLKDLFTIGLGWLMFGGLPFDLLNVVGQSLGFLGSCLYAYCKLQGR from the exons ATGGCGAAGGATCACGAGATGATGCCAGTGACCGATCCTTCCTCGAAGACCTCCTCCCCGTCGGCCATGAGCAGGAAGGGAGCTTACGCCGCCGGGTCCTACATGGCCTGCGCAG TTCTCTTGGTAATGTTCAATAAAGCGGCCCTTTCTTCGTATCATTTCCCTTGTGCAAATGTGATCACGCTTTTTCAG TTGGTATGTTCTTGTTTGTTACTGTATGCATTGAGATGCTGGGACATCATTTCTTTCTCTGCTGGAGAAACCCAAAGCATCCGTTACAACCCTGCAACACTGGTTCCCCATAAGACATTGCTTCACACTATTCCTCTTGCAGTGTCCTATTTACTGTATATG CTGGTCTCCATGGAGTCCATACGCGGTGTAAATGTGCCCATGTACACTACACTCAGACGGACTACAGTGGCCTTCACAATGGTTGTGGAGTACTTTCTAACAGGACAGAGATATTCACTCCCTGTTGTAGGCAG TGTGGGGATCATTATACTCGGCGCTTTTATTGCTGGAGCACGAGATTTGTCATTTGACTCATATGGATACATGGTAGTGTTTATGTCAAACATCTGTACCGCAGTATATCTGGCTTCTATAGCACGAATTG GAAAATCTAGTGGACTTAACAGCTTTGGCCTTATGTGGTGTAATG GCATAATATGTGGACCAATTTTGCTGATCTGGACTTCAATCAGTGGTGACCTAGAAACGACAGTGAAGTTCCCAAATTTGTTTGCTCCTGGCTTTCAG GCTGTCATGGCACTTTCCTGCACCATGGCTTTCCTGATTAATTACTGTGTATTTTGGAATACGATGCTAAATTCAGCTCTCACGCAGACAATTTGTGGTAATCTAAAG GATCTTTTCACAATTGGACTTGGCTGGCTAATGTTTGGCGGGCTTCCATTTGACTTG TTGAATGTCGTCGGCCAATCGCTTGGTTTTCTAGGGTCCTGTTTGTATGCCTATTGTAAACTTCAAGGGAGATAA
- the LOC115726186 gene encoding UDP-N-acetylglucosamine transporter UGNT1-like isoform X4, producing the protein MAKDHEMMPVTDPSSKTSSPSAMSRKGAYAAGSYMACAVLLVMFNKAALSSYHFPCANVITLFQLVCSCLLLYALRCWDIISFSAGETQSIRYNPATLVPHKTLLHTIPLAVSYLLYMLVSMESIRGVNVPMYTTLRRTTVAFTMVVEYFLTGQRYSLPVVGSVGIIILGAFIAGARDLSFDSYGYMVVFMSNICTAVYLASIARIGKSSGLNSFGLMWCNGIICGPILLIWTSISGDLETTVKFPNLFAPGFQDLFTIGLGWLMFGGLPFDLLNVVGQSLGFLGSCLYAYCKLQGR; encoded by the exons ATGGCGAAGGATCACGAGATGATGCCAGTGACCGATCCTTCCTCGAAGACCTCCTCCCCGTCGGCCATGAGCAGGAAGGGAGCTTACGCCGCCGGGTCCTACATGGCCTGCGCAG TTCTCTTGGTAATGTTCAATAAAGCGGCCCTTTCTTCGTATCATTTCCCTTGTGCAAATGTGATCACGCTTTTTCAG TTGGTATGTTCTTGTTTGTTACTGTATGCATTGAGATGCTGGGACATCATTTCTTTCTCTGCTGGAGAAACCCAAAGCATCCGTTACAACCCTGCAACACTGGTTCCCCATAAGACATTGCTTCACACTATTCCTCTTGCAGTGTCCTATTTACTGTATATG CTGGTCTCCATGGAGTCCATACGCGGTGTAAATGTGCCCATGTACACTACACTCAGACGGACTACAGTGGCCTTCACAATGGTTGTGGAGTACTTTCTAACAGGACAGAGATATTCACTCCCTGTTGTAGGCAG TGTGGGGATCATTATACTCGGCGCTTTTATTGCTGGAGCACGAGATTTGTCATTTGACTCATATGGATACATGGTAGTGTTTATGTCAAACATCTGTACCGCAGTATATCTGGCTTCTATAGCACGAATTG GAAAATCTAGTGGACTTAACAGCTTTGGCCTTATGTGGTGTAATG GCATAATATGTGGACCAATTTTGCTGATCTGGACTTCAATCAGTGGTGACCTAGAAACGACAGTGAAGTTCCCAAATTTGTTTGCTCCTGGCTTTCAG GATCTTTTCACAATTGGACTTGGCTGGCTAATGTTTGGCGGGCTTCCATTTGACTTG TTGAATGTCGTCGGCCAATCGCTTGGTTTTCTAGGGTCCTGTTTGTATGCCTATTGTAAACTTCAAGGGAGATAA
- the LOC115726186 gene encoding UDP-N-acetylglucosamine transporter UGNT1-like isoform X2: MAKDHEMMPVTDPSSKTSSPSAMSRKGAYAAGSYMACAVLLVMFNKAALSSYHFPCANVITLFQLVCSCLLLYALRCWDIISFSAGETQSIRYNPATLVPHKTLLHTIPLAVSYLLYMLVSMESIRGVNVPMYTTLRRTTVAFTMVVEYFLTGQRYSLPVVGSVGIIILGAFIAGARDLSFDSYGYMVVFMSNICTAVYLASIARIGKSSGLNSFGLMWCNGIICGPILLIWTSISGDLETTVKFPNLFAPGFQAVMALSCTMAFLINYCVFWNTMLNSALTQTICGNLKDLFTIGLGWLMFGGLPFDLLVRPYRGAISAAN; encoded by the exons ATGGCGAAGGATCACGAGATGATGCCAGTGACCGATCCTTCCTCGAAGACCTCCTCCCCGTCGGCCATGAGCAGGAAGGGAGCTTACGCCGCCGGGTCCTACATGGCCTGCGCAG TTCTCTTGGTAATGTTCAATAAAGCGGCCCTTTCTTCGTATCATTTCCCTTGTGCAAATGTGATCACGCTTTTTCAG TTGGTATGTTCTTGTTTGTTACTGTATGCATTGAGATGCTGGGACATCATTTCTTTCTCTGCTGGAGAAACCCAAAGCATCCGTTACAACCCTGCAACACTGGTTCCCCATAAGACATTGCTTCACACTATTCCTCTTGCAGTGTCCTATTTACTGTATATG CTGGTCTCCATGGAGTCCATACGCGGTGTAAATGTGCCCATGTACACTACACTCAGACGGACTACAGTGGCCTTCACAATGGTTGTGGAGTACTTTCTAACAGGACAGAGATATTCACTCCCTGTTGTAGGCAG TGTGGGGATCATTATACTCGGCGCTTTTATTGCTGGAGCACGAGATTTGTCATTTGACTCATATGGATACATGGTAGTGTTTATGTCAAACATCTGTACCGCAGTATATCTGGCTTCTATAGCACGAATTG GAAAATCTAGTGGACTTAACAGCTTTGGCCTTATGTGGTGTAATG GCATAATATGTGGACCAATTTTGCTGATCTGGACTTCAATCAGTGGTGACCTAGAAACGACAGTGAAGTTCCCAAATTTGTTTGCTCCTGGCTTTCAG GCTGTCATGGCACTTTCCTGCACCATGGCTTTCCTGATTAATTACTGTGTATTTTGGAATACGATGCTAAATTCAGCTCTCACGCAGACAATTTGTGGTAATCTAAAG GATCTTTTCACAATTGGACTTGGCTGGCTAATGTTTGGCGGGCTTCCATTTGACTTG CTTGTTCGTCCCTACCGTGGTGCAATTAGTGCGGCAAACTGA
- the LOC115726186 gene encoding UDP-N-acetylglucosamine transporter UGNT1-like isoform X3 codes for MILGFWGQTEFDYGMCNFPTADRVLLVMFNKAALSSYHFPCANVITLFQLVCSCLLLYALRCWDIISFSAGETQSIRYNPATLVPHKTLLHTIPLAVSYLLYMLVSMESIRGVNVPMYTTLRRTTVAFTMVVEYFLTGQRYSLPVVGSVGIIILGAFIAGARDLSFDSYGYMVVFMSNICTAVYLASIARIGKSSGLNSFGLMWCNGIICGPILLIWTSISGDLETTVKFPNLFAPGFQAVMALSCTMAFLINYCVFWNTMLNSALTQTICGNLKDLFTIGLGWLMFGGLPFDLLNVVGQSLGFLGSCLYAYCKLQGR; via the exons ATGATTTTGGGTTTCTGGGGACAAACCGAATTCGATTATGGAATGTGTAATTTTCCTACCGCAGATAGAG TTCTCTTGGTAATGTTCAATAAAGCGGCCCTTTCTTCGTATCATTTCCCTTGTGCAAATGTGATCACGCTTTTTCAG TTGGTATGTTCTTGTTTGTTACTGTATGCATTGAGATGCTGGGACATCATTTCTTTCTCTGCTGGAGAAACCCAAAGCATCCGTTACAACCCTGCAACACTGGTTCCCCATAAGACATTGCTTCACACTATTCCTCTTGCAGTGTCCTATTTACTGTATATG CTGGTCTCCATGGAGTCCATACGCGGTGTAAATGTGCCCATGTACACTACACTCAGACGGACTACAGTGGCCTTCACAATGGTTGTGGAGTACTTTCTAACAGGACAGAGATATTCACTCCCTGTTGTAGGCAG TGTGGGGATCATTATACTCGGCGCTTTTATTGCTGGAGCACGAGATTTGTCATTTGACTCATATGGATACATGGTAGTGTTTATGTCAAACATCTGTACCGCAGTATATCTGGCTTCTATAGCACGAATTG GAAAATCTAGTGGACTTAACAGCTTTGGCCTTATGTGGTGTAATG GCATAATATGTGGACCAATTTTGCTGATCTGGACTTCAATCAGTGGTGACCTAGAAACGACAGTGAAGTTCCCAAATTTGTTTGCTCCTGGCTTTCAG GCTGTCATGGCACTTTCCTGCACCATGGCTTTCCTGATTAATTACTGTGTATTTTGGAATACGATGCTAAATTCAGCTCTCACGCAGACAATTTGTGGTAATCTAAAG GATCTTTTCACAATTGGACTTGGCTGGCTAATGTTTGGCGGGCTTCCATTTGACTTG TTGAATGTCGTCGGCCAATCGCTTGGTTTTCTAGGGTCCTGTTTGTATGCCTATTGTAAACTTCAAGGGAGATAA
- the LOC115726186 gene encoding UDP-N-acetylglucosamine transporter UGNT1-like isoform X5: protein MFNKAALSSYHFPCANVITLFQLVCSCLLLYALRCWDIISFSAGETQSIRYNPATLVPHKTLLHTIPLAVSYLLYMLVSMESIRGVNVPMYTTLRRTTVAFTMVVEYFLTGQRYSLPVVGSVGIIILGAFIAGARDLSFDSYGYMVVFMSNICTAVYLASIARIGKSSGLNSFGLMWCNGIICGPILLIWTSISGDLETTVKFPNLFAPGFQAVMALSCTMAFLINYCVFWNTMLNSALTQTICGNLKDLFTIGLGWLMFGGLPFDLLNVVGQSLGFLGSCLYAYCKLQGR from the exons ATGTTCAATAAAGCGGCCCTTTCTTCGTATCATTTCCCTTGTGCAAATGTGATCACGCTTTTTCAG TTGGTATGTTCTTGTTTGTTACTGTATGCATTGAGATGCTGGGACATCATTTCTTTCTCTGCTGGAGAAACCCAAAGCATCCGTTACAACCCTGCAACACTGGTTCCCCATAAGACATTGCTTCACACTATTCCTCTTGCAGTGTCCTATTTACTGTATATG CTGGTCTCCATGGAGTCCATACGCGGTGTAAATGTGCCCATGTACACTACACTCAGACGGACTACAGTGGCCTTCACAATGGTTGTGGAGTACTTTCTAACAGGACAGAGATATTCACTCCCTGTTGTAGGCAG TGTGGGGATCATTATACTCGGCGCTTTTATTGCTGGAGCACGAGATTTGTCATTTGACTCATATGGATACATGGTAGTGTTTATGTCAAACATCTGTACCGCAGTATATCTGGCTTCTATAGCACGAATTG GAAAATCTAGTGGACTTAACAGCTTTGGCCTTATGTGGTGTAATG GCATAATATGTGGACCAATTTTGCTGATCTGGACTTCAATCAGTGGTGACCTAGAAACGACAGTGAAGTTCCCAAATTTGTTTGCTCCTGGCTTTCAG GCTGTCATGGCACTTTCCTGCACCATGGCTTTCCTGATTAATTACTGTGTATTTTGGAATACGATGCTAAATTCAGCTCTCACGCAGACAATTTGTGGTAATCTAAAG GATCTTTTCACAATTGGACTTGGCTGGCTAATGTTTGGCGGGCTTCCATTTGACTTG TTGAATGTCGTCGGCCAATCGCTTGGTTTTCTAGGGTCCTGTTTGTATGCCTATTGTAAACTTCAAGGGAGATAA